Within Cucurbita pepo subsp. pepo cultivar mu-cu-16 unplaced genomic scaffold, ASM280686v2 Cp4.1_scaffold002503, whole genome shotgun sequence, the genomic segment tataataataattttagtaaaCTAAGGGTGCTTGCCATTACTTGCAATAGAAGTACAtgtacacacaaaatgcatgagattcctatagttttcatctttaaatcttCTTCGTGACACAATCCTATACACCATTCATATATTACTCTAAGTAACATATAGATGTTGGTTTTCATACACTCATCCTCATTTACTTCAATTAGCGTCATGTCTttagaaaaacaaatcatTGTCATAATCcatcatgacatttaatacatgcacGTCATCATAACATGGAATAACATCATGTTAAActatctcatcatcatacaatcTTAGGTCATCATATTATCTTACTTGGTCATCATTATGTCATCATCTTATCTTACATCGCCATTAATATAGTCTAATATTGAACAAtaatagaatattatttttattattttctcataatctaatattatatgaaaaaagtCAAGTtggtaataaaatataaatgtttaaGGGTGGAGCGTGGAAGGTATGTTCGTGAATCACGTGATGGAAGAGAACgttaaaatgactaaaatgcccctattattattattattatgagtACAAATAGGCATTCATAAactaatactaataataagaATCACTTTATTCCCCAAAAGTGGATTTTCCATTGGCATCATAACCAACCATGTGGTTTCTGATGCCAAAACATCCACCATGTTCTTCAAATCATGGGCTTCCATTTGTAGTACACTctataatactaataataagaATCTCCCCACGTTGTCATCTGAGTTGACACCATGTTTTGATAGAACGTTCGCCACGGATCCAAATGGATTGCATACACTTTACGTTAAgtcttttgaaatctttgTCACTAACCCGAAAGAGGTGATCTCGGATGATGTGGTGTATGCCACGTTTGAGCTTACACGCATTGACATAGAGAAGGTGAGGAGAAGAGTGGTAGCAACTTCTTCATCCACTCCTCGTCGTTTAACCACTTTTATGTTGGCGTTTTCTCTTGTATCGACTTGTATTCTCTTGTATGGGGTTTTTTCAATGGCGGAGAGTAGAAATGGGGATGGGGGAGTTGAGCTTGGAATTGCTCTTCCACCTCAAGCTATGGACAAGTTTTGCTCTATATTTTCAGAGACGGTGAAAAGCTATGTTGATTAGTGGAGATATCTACATTACAAGGCCTCTAGGCCTTCTATTTGTGTTTTTGCTAGTTTATCTATCTTTTGTCATATCTATTTGTAATACTAAAAAGGAATCTCTACTTTCTTGGCGCCCTTCAGGGAGGAATGAATCCTCGTTTGTCTCCCCTCTAAGTTGTTCagtgtcatggtcatgcttgtccaaggtgTGATGCCCATTACATGTCAAACCCCGTGTTGTATCANCGAAAGAGGTGATCTCGGATGATGTGGTGTATGCCACGTTTG encodes:
- the LOC111786707 gene encoding malonyl-CoA:anthocyanidin 5-O-glucoside-6''-O-malonyltransferase-like — its product is IHKLILIIRITLFPKSGFSIGIITNHVVSDAKTSTMFFKSWASICSTLYNTNNKNLPTLSSELTPCFDRTFATDPNGLHTLYVKSFEIFVTNPKEVISDDVVYATFELTRIDIEKVRRRVVATSSSTPRRLTTFMLAFSLVSTCILLYGVFSMAESRNGDGGVELGIALPPQAMDKFCSIFSETVISDDVVYATFELTRIDIEKVRRRVVATSSSTPRRLTTFMLAFSLVSTCILLYGVFSMAESRNGDGGVELGIALPPQAMDKFCSIFSETVKSYVD